In the Tetrapisispora phaffii CBS 4417 chromosome 7, complete genome genome, one interval contains:
- the INO80 gene encoding chromatin-remodeling ATPase INO80 (similar to Saccharomyces cerevisiae INO80 (YGL150C); ancestral locus Anc_2.317) has product MSLAALLNDDDGTIVSRPNRNAKIENIINSDDAKTDQQVITNIQPIDNESYDKKSRFLNKLNKNFKKLNKLDDVEMNSQNWNFLNLQEFELIMEWQLQSKDWNSNEENMNNLLKEMKFIKNEWKNYNKYLVAAATNASHLLEDKQQSKKTAKNEKITNGKNSLVASKSNKRTRTESDANDLVNDLTIDDVENNVNEKDTEVSGILDMENNSADEDQEKEEDLENEDGIADEEDEEDEEDDEFEEDREGSSAPKGTAGKLVTIHSDASKIVKELIKMCNRSKINKVRKRRFTNASIIDYVSNTSAKTSKKTPKLVLKITLKQYHVKKLKRLINEAKRLKELELKQKEQEEKEKLKELEAKETHEQANKKRKLNPNDSNESDDNEDTATKNNVLVNKHGLHTYGMDMTIKEAKSIKRHYDNTLFTIWKDLARKDSSKLSRLVIQLQSSRSTNIKKTSSLCAREAKKWQQRNFKQVKDLQTKARRGIREMSSFWKKNEREERDLKKKAEKVAIENARKEEEVRENKRQAKKLNFLLTQTELYSHFIGSKIKTDELEGNMKDDRFNGTGKNSSIDLDSTEAGQNDFRTIDFDNEDDEQLRLKAAQNASNVLQKTREKTKQFDNETSNGEELNFQNPTSLGDITIEQPDLLACTLKEYQLKGLNWLANLYDQGINGILADEMGLGKTVQSISVLAHLAEKHNIWGPFLVVTPASTLHNWVNEISKFVPQFKILPYWGNSNDRKILRRFWDRKNLRYTKDSPFHVMITSYQMVVSDSIYIQKMKWQYMILDEAQAIKSSQSSRWKNLLNFYCRNRLLLTGTPIQNNMQELWALLHFIMPSLFDSHDEFNDWFSKDIESHAEANTQLNQQQLRRLHMILKPFMLRRVKKNVQSELGEKIEIDVMCDLTQRQAKLYQILKSQMSSSYNAIENAAGAEESGSDQNMINAVMQFRKVCNHPDLFERYDIDSPFSFSIFGKTSSLSKIGDVVDVMYSTKNPINFYLPRLIYDELIVASYNNDLDVRNKLLNYTMNIFNNAINSELCQYLSRLLGITTNDIQRIVYKNIINNAILSNLDPNEFLEKLSVYNDSEGNYLENKFEQSLRIIDKSRQLDCLKRTTTGGVLDALMNIQEKVYEENYFNSMQRGYRPNASATPVLIQVLGSNNAAAKQKRELFDPVFSQAFADIPPITQYRMLTENKIPIEEFPVTGLYPEPLNKKFSSYISMPSMDRFITESAKLKKLDELLVNLKKGDHRVLIYFQMTKMMDLMEEYLIYRQYNHIRLDGSSKLEDRRDLVHDWQTRPEIFIFLLSTRAGGLGINLTAADTVIFYDSDWNPTIDSQAMDRAHRLGQTRQVTVYRLLVRDTIEERMRDRAKQKEHVQQVVMEGKTKENTVKTIEATSEPLHIN; this is encoded by the coding sequence taGTAGCAGCTGCAACAAATGCATCACATCTACTAGAGGATAAACAACAATCGAAAAAAACTGCTAAGAATGAGAAAATTACAAATGGTAAAAATTCACTAGTAGCATCGAAAAGTAATAAGAGAACAAGAACTGAAAGTGATGCAAATGATCTCGTCAACGATTTAACAATTGATGATGTCGAAAATAATGTTAACGAAAAAGATACTGAAGTCTCAGGTATTCTAGATATGGAAAACAATTCTGCTGATGAAGATCAAGAAAAGGAGGAAGATCTAGAGAATGAGGACGGTATCGCAGACGAGGAGGACGAGGAAGACGAGGAGGACGACGAGTTTGAGGAAGATAGAGAAGGCTCTTCAGCACCAAAAGGCACCGCTGGTAAATTAGTCACAATACACAGTGATGCGTCCAAAATAGTCAAAGagctaataaaaatgtgCAATAGAAgcaaaataaataaagtaaGAAAGAGAAGATTCACAAATGCATCTATCATAGACTACGTCTCTAACACATCAGCAAAAACTTCCAAGAAAACTCCTAAATTGGTGTTAAAAATTACATTAAAACAATACCAtgtaaaaaaattgaaaagattaATCAACGAAGCAAAAAGATTAAAGGAATTGgaattaaaacaaaaggaacaagaagaaaaggaGAAATTGAAGGAACTGGAAGCTAAGGAAACCCACGAACAAGCtaataaaaagagaaaacTAAACCCAAATGACAGTAATGAAAgtgatgataatgaagacACCGCTACAAAAAATAACGTACTTGTGAATAAACACGGTTTGCATACTTACGGAATGGATATGACAATAAAAGAAGCCAAATCCATTAAAAGACATTACGATAATACATTATTCACCATTTGGAAAGATTTGGCACGTAAGGATTCATCCAAACTTTCCAGACTTGTCATTCAACTACAGTCATCCAGATCGactaatattaaaaagacTTCATCTCTTTGCGCTAGAGAAGCTAAAAAATGGCAGCAAAGAAACTTCAAACAGGTGAAGGATCTACAAACTAAAGCAAGAAGAGGTATTAGAGAAATGTCAAGTTTCTGGAAAAAGAATGAGAGAGAAGAAAGagatttaaagaagaaagcTGAAAAGGTTGCTATTGAAAATGCAAGAAAAGAGGAAGAAGTAAGAGAAAATAAGAGACAGGccaaaaaattaaatttcttGTTAACACAAACAGAGTTGTATTCACACTTCATTGGATCAAAGATTAAAACAGATGAACTAGAAGGTAATATGAAAGATGATAGATTTAATGGAACAGGGAAAAATTCCAGTATCGATCTAGATTCTACAGAAGCCGGTCAAAATGATTTTAGAACAATCGACTTCGATAATGAGGATGATGAACAGTTAAGATTGAAAGCAGCTCAAAATGCATCAAACGTTTTACAGAAAACAAGAGAAAAAACGAAACAGTTCGATAACGAGACTTCTAATGGTgaagaattgaattttcaaaatccaACTTCATTGGGTGATATAACAATTGAGCAACCAGACCTATTAGCTTGCACATTGAAGGAATATCAATTGAAGGGTTTGAATTGGTTAGCTAACTTATATGACCAGGGTATTAATGGTATACTAGCTGATGAAATGGGTTTAGGTAAAACTGTTCAATCTATATCGGTGCTGGCACATTTGGCTGAAAAGCATAATATTTGGGGTCCATTCCTAGTTGTAACACCAGCATCCACTCTGCATAATTGGGTAAATGAAATATCCAAATTTGTACCacaatttaaaatcttACCTTATTGGGGTAATTCTAATGATCGTAAAATTTTAAGACGTTTTTGGGatagaaaaaatttaaGATACACGAAGGACTCACCATTTCATGTCATGATCACATCATATCAAATGGTCGTCTCTGattcaatttatattcagaaaatgaaatgGCAATATATGATCCTTGATGAAGCTCAAGCCATTAAATCCTCACAATCTTCCCGTTGgaaaaatttgttaaatttcTATTGTCGTAAcagattattattaactgGTACACCTATCCAAAATAATATGCAAGAATTGTGGGCATTGTTACATTTCATTATGCCATCTTTATTTGATTCTCATGATGAATTCAATGATTGGTTTTCAAAAGATATCGAGTCACATGCAGAAGCTAATACTCAGTTAAACCAACAGCAATTACGTCGTTTACATATGATTTTAAAGCCATTTATGTTAAGACGTGTAAAGAAAAATGTGCAATCAGAATTAGGTGAGAAGATTGAAATCGATGTTATGTGTGACTTAACCCAAAGACAAGCTAAGTTATaccaaattttgaaatctcAAATGTCTTCATCATATAATGCCATAGAAAATGCAGCTGGTGCAGAAGAATCGGGTTCAGACCAAAATATGATTAATGCTGTCATGCAGTTCAGAAAAGTCTGTAATCACCCagatttatttgaaagataCGATATCGACTCTcctttttcattttcaatttttggtAAAACTAGTTCATTATCAAAGATCGGAGATGTGGTAGATGTAATGTATTCTACTAAAAATCCAATAAATTTCTATCTACCAAGATTGATTTATGATGAACTTATTGTTGCGAGTTACAATAATGATTTGGATGTTAGGaataaattgttaaattatacgatgaatatattcaataacgCTATTAATAGCGAATTATGCCAATATTTATCAAGATTGTTGGGAATTACAACTAATGATATTCAGCGTATCGTTTACAAAAACATCATAAATAATGCcatattatcaaatttagatccaaatgaatttttagaGAAATTATCTGTTTACAACGATTCAGAAGGTAActatttagaaaataagtTTGAACAGAGCTTAAGGATAATTGACAAATCGAGACAACTAGATTGTCTAAAGAGAACTACCACAGGGGGTGTTCTTGATGCTTTGATGaatattcaagaaaaaGTATACGAGGAGAATTATTTTAACTCTATGCAGCGTGGTTATCGTCCGAATGCCTCTGCTACCCCAGTTTTAATCCAAGTATTAGGTAGTAACAATGCTGCTGCGAAGCAAAAACGAGAATTATTTGACCCAGTATTTTCACAAGCTTTTGCTGATATTCCTCCTATTACTCAATATCGTATGTTAACAGAGAATAAAATtccaattgaagaattccCAGTGACGGGTTTATATCCTGAAcctttgaataaaaaattctcttcatatatttcaatgCCTTCCATGGACAGATTTATTACAGAATCTGctaaattaaagaaattagaTGAACTATTGgtgaatttaaagaaggGGGATCACCGtgtattaatatattttcaaatgacAAAAATGATGGATTTAATGGAggaatatttaatataccGCCAGTACAACCATATTCGTTTGGATGGTTCATCTAAATTAGAGGATCGTCGTGACTTAGTACACGATTGGCAAACTAGGCCTGagatttttatattcttgCTAAGTACTAGAGCTGGTGGTTTAGGTATCAATTTGACAGCAGCTGATACGGTTATCTTTTACGATTCAGATTGGAATCCAACTATTGATTCTCAAGCTATGGATAGAGCTCATAGGTTGGGTCAGACCAGACAAGTGACTGTTTATAGATTACTAGTTCGTGATACAATTGAAGAGAGAATGAGAGACAGGGCAAAACAAAAAGAGCATGTGCAACAAGTTGTTATGGAAGGTAAAACGAAAGAGAACACTGTCAAAACTATAGAGGCTACAAGTGAACCTTTACATATTAATTAG